The DNA window TCGGCTCCGCGACCGTCCACGAGGCGATGGGCCGCATCGGCTACGCCGGTCCGCGCATCCGTCCGCTGCAATCGGGTACCGCGATCGCCGGCAGCGCGGTGACGGTGCAGGCCGCGCCCGGCGACAACCTCATGGTGCACGTCGCCATCGAGCAGGCGCAGCCGGGCGACGTGATCGTCGTCGTGCCCGTGACCGACTCCCCGTACGGCTTCATCGGCGACCTCATGGCCACCCAGATGCAGGTGCGCGGGGTGCGCGGCTACGTGACCACGGGCGGGGTGCGCGACACGGCCGAGCTGCGGGGCATGGGCTTCCCGGTGTGGACCGCCCACGTCAGCGCCCAGGGCACCGTCAAGGACACCGCGGGCTCGGTGAACGTGCCGGTGCTGCTCCACGACGTGCGCGTCTGCGCCGGCGACATCGTGGTCGCAGACGACGACGGCGTCACCGTCGTGCCGCGCGCCCGGGCGGCCGCCACGCTCGAGGCCGCCCAGGCCCGGGTCGACCGCGAGGCCGCGAACCGCGAGCGCTATCGCGCCGGAGAGATCTCGATGGACCTCAACGCCCTGCGCCCGGTGATCGCCGACCTCGGCGTGCGCGTGGTCACCCAGGCGGAGTTCGAGGCCGAGGATGACTGACGCCGACCGCGACGGCGTGCGTTGCATGGTGCTCCGCGGCGGCACGTCGAAGGGCGCGTTCTTCCTCGCCGGCGACGTGCCGTCCGAGCCGGCCGAGCGCGACGATCTGATGCTGCGGATCATGGGCTCCCCCGACCCCGCCCAGATCGACGGTCTCGGCGGCGCGCATCCGCTCACGAGCAAGGTCGCGATCGTCTCCCGATCGGACCGCGCCGACGTCGACCTCGACTACCTCTTCCTGCAGGTCGGCATCGCCGAGGCGACCGTGGGCACCCTTCAGACCTGCGGCAACCTGCTGGCCGCCGTCGGACCCTTCGCGCTCGAGCGCGGACTCATCGAGGCGGGCGGCGAGCAGACGACCGCCCGCATCCGCCTGCTCAACACCGGCGACATCGCCGACGCCCGCTTCGCCACGCCCGGCGGCCGCGTCGACTACGCCGGCGACGCCGCGATCGACGGCGTGCCCGGCACCGCCGCACCGATCG is part of the Microbacterium lemovicicum genome and encodes:
- a CDS encoding 4-carboxy-4-hydroxy-2-oxoadipate aldolase/oxaloacetate decarboxylase, which translates into the protein MTAGPVIVTDIARADAAIVDALAAFGSATVHEAMGRIGYAGPRIRPLQSGTAIAGSAVTVQAAPGDNLMVHVAIEQAQPGDVIVVVPVTDSPYGFIGDLMATQMQVRGVRGYVTTGGVRDTAELRGMGFPVWTAHVSAQGTVKDTAGSVNVPVLLHDVRVCAGDIVVADDDGVTVVPRARAAATLEAAQARVDREAANRERYRAGEISMDLNALRPVIADLGVRVVTQAEFEAEDD